The nucleotide window TGCGTCAGGACTATTGGAGCGGGCGCGGATCGATGGCGTTGCCCTGCGCATCGAAGCGGGAAGCCACCGCCACGTCTTCCACGCCCAGCGTGGCGAGCGCATCGCGCACGTCGTCGACTTCCACGGCCAGGTCGCTGCCCAGTTCCAGCGGCCGTTCGCCGCTGGCCACCACGGCGCCGTCGCCGCCCAACAGCTGCACGCGCAGCACCATGTCGCCCTGCACGTCGGCCGGGCCGACGATGGCGCGGAACGGGCCGCCATGCCCGTCGAGCGCTCCGCCCAGCGTGGCCATCAGCGCCAGCATCGCCTGTTCCGCCAGGCCCTGCTGGCGCGCGCCGAAGAACAGGTCCTGGTACAGGAAGTTCAGCTGCAACGGGCGGCCGGCCGGCGCGAGCAGGCGCTGCACCAGCGGCGCGGCTTGCCCGGTCCAGCGGCGGTAGCGTTCCATCCGGGCCTCGAACCATGCATCGGCCTGCGCCTCGCCGGCCGGCACGGCGTAGAACGGATCGTCGGCGTGCTTTTGCGAGAAGCCGACCAGGAAGCGCAGTTCCACCGCCGCATCGTCCGGTCCGAACGCGGTGCCGCTCCAGCCGGTGATGCTGCGTTCCAGCGCCGGCGCCTCGGCCACCTTCTTGTTGCCCAGCACGGCGGACGCTTCGCGCGCCATCGCGTGCAGCTGGCTGTAGGTGATGGCGCTGGCCTCGGCCGCGTCGTACGCATGGCGGACCAGCACCAGCTTGGCCTTCGGGCTTTCCAGGCCGGCCTGCTTCATGCTGTCGAGCAGCGCCTCGTAGGCCTCGTCGTCCTGGAATCCTTCCGCTTCGACCAGGCCGCCCGTGCTGCCGACGAAGACGGGAATGGCGAAGACATCGATTTCCAGTGCCGGTGCATTCTCCCGGCGGATCTGCAGGGACGCCGCCGCTTCCTCGACGGCGCCGCGCAGCAGCCGCCAGGCGCCGATATCCTCGTGGCTGGCCAGGTCGATGGCGCCGTACAGCAGGTCGTCGTGGTTGCCGTTCAGGTAGCGCCGCAGCAGGCGCTGGAACTCCGCTTCCTTCTGGCGCAGCGCGTCGGCCTGCGTCTCGCTGTCTTCCTGTTCGGCCAGCTCGAGCGCCAGCGCGCACAGGGCGGCGACCTGGACTTCCTCTTTTTCTTCGGCGGGGATGGCGGACTTGCGGGGAACGGGCTTTTTATTCTTGGGCATGGGTTTCCAGATGCCCGGAGCGGGCATCGTCAGTGATCGATGTGGAAGGTGTCGTGCAATTCCTCGAGCAGGTCTTCCGCCTCCCCGGCATCCAGGCCCAGGTGGCGGCAGGCCGGTTCGCCGCCTTTTTCCCACTCCAGGGAATCGCGGTTGCCATGGTAGCGCGCAATGCCCCGTTCGGCCAGCACCGAGGCGGCCACCAGCGAGCGGATCGCGTCGTCGGTGGCGTCGTCGTCCAGCACCGCGTAGTCGTGGTGGTGCAGGATGGCCCAGGAAACGTCCGGCGACAGGCCCCAGTTGCGTGCCAGCAGGCAGCCGATGGCGGCGTGGTTGGTGCTGTGCAGCGCGTCTTCCACGTCGGTGAAGCGGCGCAGCGTGTCGCGCCCGGCGATCGCCAGCGTGTCGGCATAGCCGGCGAAACGGTCCATCAGCAGCGGCACGCCGATGTCGCAGAACAGGCCGAACGTGTGGGCGATGTCCGCCGGGGCGATGCGCAGGCGGCGGGCGATGAACACCAGCGACTCGGCGCGCCGCGCGCTGGTGTCCCAGAACTGGTTCAGGGCGCCGC belongs to Pseudoduganella albidiflava and includes:
- a CDS encoding HDOD domain-containing protein, producing MTATTTPAREAAVEDALLRSIRIPPRPSLLVDLQAELADDDPSPRRIARIIGNDVGMSGALLKLANSPFFGAARKAKSVEQAINFLGINQCAALLTGLLARQAIDGGSGALNQFWDTSARRAESLVFIARRLRIAPADIAHTFGLFCDIGVPLLMDRFAGYADTLAIAGRDTLRRFTDVEDALHSTNHAAIGCLLARNWGLSPDVSWAILHHHDYAVLDDDATDDAIRSLVAASVLAERGIARYHGNRDSLEWEKGGEPACRHLGLDAGEAEDLLEELHDTFHIDH